Proteins co-encoded in one Pseudomonas beijingensis genomic window:
- a CDS encoding non-ribosomal peptide synthetase produces MNNIEDIYSLSPTQHGLLFHSVYEPDSRVYYQQLSLDMNGPLQLSAFRGAWQALMQRHAVLRSAFLWEELDDAYQVVQQEVPLPLTELDWQDRAEPQAALEQLALEQRAQPLELNDSPLMRVCLVRLAPERWHLIWTFHHILMDGWSVGIAVQEWLALYYEQAHGRPADLAPTRPYRDYIAWLAEQDMAATEGFWREQLQDVSEPTPLPTFAARQPAPAGAPFAERESLLTASETEQLAHFARHNDLTINTLIQGAWALLLGQHAGRDDVVYGVTVAGRPENLAAVDSTVGLFINTLPLRVQWADASTLVAWLQHLQQANSDLRHHAYLPLGKLKSMTRIAAEQALFDSILVFENFPVTDALNQDTGGLSFSAPSNDQQADGITLTQGRNHFPLSLIVVPDKQLHYLISYDRSRFSDAEVSVLSAQLRAILLAMTAQAQCRVSELEWLSPEERQQLLVQGRGVQLPVPSACLHQRFEEQVAAHPEHLAVRDPQVALTYRELDQQANRLSQYLRAQGIGHDSVVALALERSAEFVVALLATLKAGAAYLPLDLKQPAGRLADVLVDSRAALLIGAAASPLLKGLAEHTPTLWLAEQADAIASQPDTPPAVDHSPTDAAYVIYTSGSTGTPKGVVVEHQSIVDYLTAVHAVLNPPPMARYGLLSSIAADLGHTQLFGALCSGASLLLVDEDSGFSPLALAELFDQHPVDVLKITPSHLAGLLQALPDARLLPRALLVFGGDALSPTLLEQVNRLAPGLRVFNHYGPSEATVGAIATELPAGLRSIALGRPLPNRRLQVVDANGRLVPTGVSGELLINGALARGYLHRPDLTAERFHLDADQQRWYRTGDRVRWQVDGQLAFLGRVDSQVKIRGNRLELGEVEAQLKRLSPLIEQALVRAVELDGSLRLVAYLVASQSLSATKLRNDLAARVPDYMVPAHFITLDELPLTRNGKVDVQRLPLPQKTTDDSATHVAPRNEVEAQLAAIWQDVLKLERVGVHDNFFALGGDSIINLQIIARANQQGLKLTPRQLFENRTIADIARVLGADASHGVAHEITDGYDLPLAAGQRARLQQGPLHATWRCVALTQAIDSELLTQAIAALQQHHQALRLALKALPDGEWQQRVLVAAKAPVITTEKLETCAPAQLQTLAQAGVDALELDAGQTLHASLLEVGGKYSLLLAAHPLCLDEASWSLLLTDLNLALAQLRYQRPVRLSYTGGDFTQWTRHQQAHAQGDALDDAWEHWLQYAGLEPLQLPDSQQPASVAEQTLPATTSGELKRLGEVLQLDWNSLLAAAVTEQCRELCGNGRVALSVQDARPSAERLPVDAPIAVADLDPARIMGPLALAVPYFLQPEGDSLLQRLQALVAQMRAYPQHGVDYGALRYLSDNTYLQEPLRELPAASVAIRWLGNLDSHREERGILAQVEAASPSTASTCPLTLDAWWQGDCLHLRSHGVLAADWAPRLAQRLNDLAGLVTAAELRPASQAFPLCHKQAATLAAEPLDWLNIEDVYPLSSMQQGMLLHTLLQPHSGIYLMQQRYSWDGVLQRPAMEAAWQLFLERHPMMRTAFWWQDDHEPLQCVYRQTHRAFDWQDLRHLDEEQQRLAMDQALEAQRLQGFDMACAPLTHLRVFQLDERRFAVVRSFHHILTDAWCFGLLMEDLLAIYQAIVRQEPVARPRLRSFRGYMSWLERHDMAAAHAFWQAEMAGFSEPTPLHVDSPVARPEQAPEQVGDFDQTLSIAQTQRLQQLCQQYQLTPNTWIQGAWALLLSRYSGNRDVLFGVTVAGRPTDLAGVEEMVGLFINSLPLRIDVDPEAPVADWLQALLSHNAQLREHESASLVDIQRCSQVPRGQQLFDSLVVFENAPLDISSVQLDAFSIDIYEDRVHTNFPMTVVLYPGDRLGIRLSYDSQRFSTDTVQRMLGHLVQLLSGMLETPQAPLGSLHMLPEAERRQLQIDCNRSDVDFPLERGYAALFAEQVRSRPQHLAAVCQGQSLTYAELDRRANAIAHALQAAGAGPETLVALFAERGLALLTMMIATLKVGAAFQALDIQQPHARLAEVLNLGEAPLLLACEHATSALDNVLPQMRQQPTCLIAQALWQGREQPPVSYAHNPDQLAYVIFTSGSTGTPKGVMVEQRGMLNNMFGKVPSLGLGEHDRIAQTASAAFDISVWQFLAAPLFGATVHILPDAQAHDPVALLDAVQEQQLTLLETVPALIRGMLQESQAHHSLASLRWLLPTGEALPPALARDWFARFPAIPLMNAYGPAECSDDVAFYPITQAPADDCLHMPIGKPTANNQVFVLDSALRLVPVGVPGELCIGGVGVGRGYLRDPQRTREAFVPHPFQADARLYRSGDIGRMRADGVIEYLGRRDQQVKIRGHRIELGEIENRLMQHPAVDSAAVLALPDARGALQLLAWYVLDEAADLDGEPAQQVLSAYLGEQLASYMVPARWLSLAQLPLNANGKVDRRALAALGVPQDETAQAQSMAPRTPTEHVLAELWQEILGLDNVGVHDDFFAIGGHSLLATQVLSRIRRRLNVNLPLRTLFERGTLEQLAQAVDQQRDAQTEADGDTEIALAPRNQPLPLSYSQQRLWFLDRFEGPSAAYNMTTTVRLRGALDIAALQGALQAVFERHESLRTAFHLHGDQPCQVISPAPMVDLTPTELSHLDSEAQTQTLQRLIDEQAGRPFDLQQAPMLRVNLLRLGSDDHVLQLVLHHIATDAWSMGILMQELIVGYQARTSGSTPVLPVLPIQFADYAYWQRSEAQQRLLARAIDYWRRQLDGAPTVIPLPLDQPRPARPDYQGAALEQRFTAVQTQVLKAYAQEQRATLFMVLLNAFNSLLQRATGATDFIVGTDLANREHPALEHLIGFFVNVLPIRARLNEGETFDARLQRLREDCLSAFQHQQVPFDKLVEELQPPRTPGVNPLVQVLFVMQNTPSGNASLPDLEVEHLVSPQESSKFDLAVFVEEDEEQGLNVRWVYRTSVLQAQTIQRLEQGFEHLLEQIVSAPAQALDNWSWRLEGTAADAAPQPDSSLDEATARSARKQSKLSKLKQTRATAVSQVAHEQVRTRTLNVGQALPLVIEPLLGDLDPVHWALQAREWINAQLLTHGGLLFRGFNLPDAGAFEQFAQAIEPDLYGTYGDLPKNTSGKNIYHSTPYPEQHMILFHNESSHLPQWPRKQWFYCETPAPRGGCTPIVDCRQVLARLPEDIVARFQALGLLYVRHFTDKLDVRWQDFFKTEQREEVERQCLASGMRWEWLGPDNLRIAQHCPAIVAHPETGELSFFNQVQLHHTACLEPEVRSNLISLFGPGHLPRNVYYGDGSVIEDAVMHVIGEAYEDCAVRFSWQKGDMVMLDNMLVAHARDPFEGERKICVAMGQMMRREQLTGCLPEAPPAPVAEVQA; encoded by the coding sequence ATGAACAACATCGAAGACATCTACTCCCTTTCGCCGACCCAGCACGGCCTGTTGTTCCACAGCGTCTATGAACCGGATTCGCGAGTTTATTACCAGCAGTTGAGCCTGGACATGAACGGCCCGCTGCAACTGAGCGCGTTTCGCGGCGCCTGGCAGGCGCTGATGCAGCGCCACGCCGTGCTGCGCAGTGCGTTTCTCTGGGAAGAGCTGGACGATGCCTATCAGGTGGTGCAACAGGAAGTGCCATTGCCCCTGACCGAACTGGACTGGCAAGACCGCGCCGAGCCCCAGGCCGCGCTGGAACAGTTGGCACTGGAGCAGCGGGCGCAACCCCTGGAGCTCAATGACTCGCCGCTGATGCGCGTGTGCCTGGTGCGCCTGGCACCCGAACGCTGGCACCTGATCTGGACCTTCCATCACATCCTCATGGACGGTTGGAGCGTCGGCATCGCCGTCCAGGAATGGCTGGCGCTGTACTACGAGCAGGCTCATGGCCGCCCCGCCGACCTGGCGCCGACCCGTCCTTACCGGGACTACATCGCCTGGTTGGCGGAACAGGACATGGCCGCCACCGAAGGCTTCTGGCGCGAGCAATTGCAGGACGTGAGCGAGCCGACCCCGCTGCCCACCTTCGCCGCACGCCAGCCGGCACCGGCAGGGGCGCCGTTCGCCGAGCGGGAAAGTCTGCTGACGGCCAGCGAAACCGAGCAACTGGCACATTTCGCCCGCCACAACGACCTGACCATCAACACGTTGATCCAGGGCGCCTGGGCACTGCTGCTGGGCCAGCACGCCGGGCGTGACGACGTGGTCTATGGCGTCACCGTCGCCGGGCGTCCAGAGAACCTGGCGGCGGTGGACAGCACCGTCGGGCTGTTCATCAATACCTTGCCGCTGCGCGTGCAATGGGCGGATGCGTCGACGCTGGTGGCCTGGCTGCAACACTTGCAGCAAGCCAACAGCGATCTGCGCCACCACGCCTATTTGCCGCTGGGCAAGCTCAAGTCGATGACGCGCATCGCCGCTGAACAGGCGCTGTTCGACTCTATCCTGGTGTTCGAAAACTTCCCGGTCACCGACGCGCTCAACCAGGACACCGGCGGCTTGAGTTTCAGTGCCCCGAGCAACGACCAGCAGGCCGACGGCATCACCCTCACCCAAGGCCGCAACCACTTCCCGTTGTCGCTGATCGTGGTGCCGGACAAACAACTGCACTACCTGATCAGTTACGACCGCAGTCGCTTCAGCGATGCCGAGGTCTCGGTGCTGTCGGCCCAATTGCGCGCCATCCTGCTGGCGATGACGGCGCAAGCGCAGTGCCGGGTCAGCGAGTTGGAGTGGCTGAGCCCTGAAGAACGCCAGCAACTGCTCGTGCAGGGTCGTGGCGTGCAACTGCCAGTGCCTTCTGCGTGCCTGCACCAGCGCTTCGAAGAACAGGTGGCCGCCCATCCGGAACACCTGGCGGTCCGCGACCCTCAGGTCGCCCTGACTTACCGTGAACTGGACCAGCAAGCCAACCGCCTCAGCCAGTATTTGCGTGCCCAGGGCATCGGCCACGACAGCGTCGTGGCACTGGCCCTGGAACGCAGCGCCGAGTTCGTGGTTGCCCTGCTGGCCACCCTCAAGGCTGGCGCCGCCTATCTGCCGCTGGACCTCAAACAGCCTGCCGGGCGCCTGGCCGACGTGCTGGTGGACAGCCGCGCCGCGCTGCTGATCGGCGCTGCCGCCTCACCGCTGCTCAAAGGCCTCGCCGAGCACACGCCAACGCTGTGGCTGGCGGAACAGGCCGACGCCATAGCCTCCCAGCCAGACACGCCACCGGCCGTGGACCACAGCCCGACTGACGCCGCCTACGTGATCTACACCTCGGGCTCCACGGGCACCCCCAAGGGCGTGGTGGTCGAGCACCAATCCATCGTCGATTACCTGACGGCGGTGCACGCGGTCCTCAACCCGCCACCGATGGCCCGCTACGGCTTGCTGTCGAGCATCGCCGCCGACCTCGGCCACACGCAGTTATTCGGTGCCCTGTGCAGCGGCGCCAGCCTGTTGCTGGTGGATGAAGACAGCGGTTTCAGCCCTCTGGCACTGGCCGAACTCTTCGACCAACACCCGGTGGATGTGCTGAAGATCACCCCAAGCCATCTGGCCGGCCTGTTGCAGGCGTTGCCCGATGCCCGCCTGCTGCCCCGCGCCCTGCTGGTCTTCGGTGGCGACGCCCTCAGCCCGACGCTGCTGGAACAGGTCAACCGCCTGGCGCCAGGGCTCAGGGTGTTCAACCACTATGGGCCGAGCGAAGCGACAGTCGGGGCGATTGCCACCGAGTTGCCGGCGGGCCTGCGCAGCATCGCCCTCGGCCGGCCGCTGCCGAACCGCCGACTGCAAGTGGTGGATGCCAACGGCCGCCTGGTGCCCACCGGGGTATCCGGCGAACTGCTGATCAACGGCGCCCTGGCCCGGGGTTACCTGCACCGCCCGGACCTGACCGCCGAACGCTTTCACCTCGACGCCGATCAGCAACGTTGGTATCGCACCGGCGACCGTGTGCGCTGGCAAGTGGACGGCCAACTGGCGTTCCTCGGTCGGGTCGACAGCCAGGTCAAGATCCGCGGCAACCGCCTGGAGCTGGGCGAAGTCGAAGCGCAGCTCAAGCGCCTGTCGCCGCTGATCGAACAGGCACTGGTCCGTGCCGTGGAACTGGACGGCAGCCTGCGCCTGGTGGCCTACCTGGTCGCCAGCCAGTCGCTGTCCGCCACGAAACTGCGTAACGACCTTGCGGCGCGGGTGCCGGACTACATGGTGCCGGCGCACTTCATCACCCTCGACGAACTGCCCCTGACCCGTAACGGCAAGGTCGATGTGCAACGCTTGCCGCTCCCGCAAAAAACCACGGACGACAGCGCCACCCACGTTGCCCCGCGCAATGAAGTCGAAGCGCAGTTGGCGGCTATCTGGCAGGACGTCCTGAAGCTTGAACGTGTCGGCGTGCATGACAACTTCTTCGCCCTGGGCGGCGACTCGATCATCAACTTGCAGATCATCGCCCGCGCCAACCAGCAAGGGCTGAAACTCACGCCCCGCCAGCTCTTCGAAAACCGCACCATCGCTGATATCGCCCGGGTGCTCGGCGCCGATGCCAGCCATGGCGTGGCACACGAGATTACCGATGGCTATGACCTGCCACTGGCCGCCGGGCAACGAGCACGCCTGCAACAAGGGCCGTTGCACGCCACCTGGCGTTGCGTGGCGCTGACCCAGGCCATCGATAGCGAGCTGCTGACCCAGGCCATCGCCGCGTTGCAGCAACACCACCAGGCCCTGCGCCTGGCGCTCAAGGCCCTGCCGGACGGCGAGTGGCAGCAACGGGTGCTGGTCGCGGCCAAGGCCCCGGTCATCACCACCGAAAAACTGGAGACCTGCGCCCCGGCGCAACTGCAAACCTTGGCCCAGGCCGGGGTCGACGCGCTGGAACTGGACGCAGGCCAAACCCTGCACGCCAGCCTGCTGGAGGTCGGCGGCAAGTATTCCCTGCTGCTGGCCGCTCATCCGCTGTGCCTGGACGAGGCGTCCTGGTCGCTGCTGCTGACCGACCTCAATCTGGCCCTGGCGCAACTGCGTTATCAGCGGCCGGTGCGCCTGTCCTACACCGGGGGCGACTTTACCCAATGGACGCGGCACCAGCAGGCCCACGCTCAGGGTGACGCCCTGGACGACGCCTGGGAACATTGGCTGCAATATGCAGGCTTGGAACCGCTGCAACTGCCTGACAGCCAGCAGCCGGCCAGCGTGGCCGAACAAACCTTGCCAGCCACCACTTCAGGCGAACTCAAGCGCCTGGGCGAGGTGCTGCAACTGGACTGGAACAGTCTGTTGGCCGCTGCCGTGACCGAACAGTGCCGTGAACTGTGCGGCAACGGCCGGGTCGCGCTGAGCGTGCAGGATGCCCGGCCGAGCGCCGAGCGCTTGCCGGTCGATGCGCCGATTGCCGTGGCCGACCTCGACCCGGCGCGCATCATGGGGCCCTTGGCCCTGGCGGTGCCGTACTTCCTCCAGCCCGAAGGCGACAGCCTGCTGCAACGCTTGCAGGCACTGGTCGCGCAGATGCGCGCCTACCCGCAACACGGCGTCGACTATGGCGCCCTTCGTTACCTGTCGGACAATACCTACCTGCAAGAACCGCTGCGTGAGCTGCCGGCGGCCTCGGTCGCCATTCGCTGGCTGGGCAACCTCGACAGCCATCGCGAAGAACGCGGCATCCTGGCCCAGGTCGAAGCCGCAAGCCCATCGACGGCATCGACTTGCCCGCTGACCCTGGACGCCTGGTGGCAGGGCGATTGCCTGCACCTGCGCAGCCACGGTGTCCTCGCCGCCGACTGGGCGCCGCGCCTGGCCCAACGCCTGAACGACCTCGCCGGGCTCGTCACCGCAGCCGAGTTGCGTCCTGCCAGCCAGGCATTCCCGCTGTGCCACAAGCAAGCGGCGACCCTGGCCGCCGAACCGCTGGACTGGCTGAACATCGAAGACGTCTACCCGCTGTCGTCGATGCAACAGGGCATGCTCCTGCACACCTTGTTGCAGCCCCACAGCGGCATCTACCTGATGCAACAACGCTACAGCTGGGACGGAGTATTGCAACGCCCGGCGATGGAAGCCGCGTGGCAGCTGTTCCTCGAGCGCCACCCCATGATGCGGACCGCCTTCTGGTGGCAAGACGACCATGAGCCGCTGCAATGCGTGTACCGCCAGACCCATCGGGCGTTCGACTGGCAGGACCTGCGCCATCTCGACGAAGAGCAGCAGCGCCTGGCGATGGATCAGGCCCTCGAAGCACAACGCCTGCAAGGCTTCGACATGGCTTGTGCGCCGCTGACCCATCTACGGGTGTTCCAACTCGATGAGCGACGCTTCGCCGTGGTGCGCAGCTTCCACCACATCCTGACCGACGCCTGGTGCTTCGGCCTGCTGATGGAAGACCTGCTGGCGATCTACCAGGCCATCGTGCGCCAGGAGCCGGTGGCCCGTCCGCGCCTGCGCTCGTTCCGCGGCTACATGAGCTGGCTGGAACGCCATGACATGGCCGCCGCCCACGCATTCTGGCAGGCCGAAATGGCCGGTTTCAGCGAGCCAACGCCGCTGCATGTGGACAGCCCCGTGGCCCGTCCGGAGCAGGCACCGGAACAGGTCGGCGACTTCGACCAGACCCTGAGCATCGCCCAGACCCAGCGCCTGCAGCAGCTGTGCCAGCAATATCAATTGACACCCAACACCTGGATCCAGGGCGCCTGGGCGCTGTTGCTGTCGCGCTACAGCGGCAACCGCGACGTGTTGTTCGGCGTGACCGTGGCCGGTCGCCCGACTGACCTGGCCGGTGTAGAAGAAATGGTCGGCCTGTTCATCAACAGCCTGCCACTGCGCATCGATGTCGACCCAGAGGCGCCAGTGGCCGACTGGTTGCAGGCGCTGCTGTCCCACAACGCGCAATTGCGCGAACACGAAAGCGCCTCGCTGGTGGACATCCAGCGTTGCAGCCAAGTGCCGCGCGGCCAGCAGTTGTTCGACAGCCTGGTGGTGTTCGAGAACGCGCCGCTGGACATCAGCAGCGTGCAACTGGACGCCTTCAGCATCGACATCTATGAAGACCGCGTGCACACCAACTTCCCGATGACGGTGGTGCTGTACCCCGGCGACCGCCTGGGCATTCGCCTGTCCTACGACAGCCAGCGCTTCAGCACTGACACCGTACAGCGCATGCTCGGGCATTTGGTGCAGTTGCTTTCGGGCATGCTGGAAACGCCCCAGGCGCCCCTGGGCAGCCTGCACATGCTGCCCGAAGCGGAACGTCGGCAGTTGCAGATCGACTGCAACCGCAGCGACGTCGACTTCCCGCTGGAGCGCGGTTATGCGGCGCTGTTCGCCGAGCAAGTACGCAGCCGCCCGCAACACCTGGCTGCCGTATGCCAGGGACAATCGCTGACCTACGCCGAACTGGACCGCCGCGCCAACGCCATCGCCCATGCGCTGCAAGCCGCCGGTGCCGGTCCGGAAACCCTGGTGGCGCTGTTCGCTGAGCGAGGCTTGGCCTTGCTGACGATGATGATCGCCACGCTCAAGGTCGGCGCGGCGTTCCAGGCCTTGGACATCCAACAGCCCCACGCCCGCCTGGCGGAGGTGCTGAACCTCGGCGAAGCGCCGCTTTTGTTGGCGTGCGAGCACGCGACCTCGGCACTGGACAATGTCCTGCCACAGATGCGCCAGCAACCCACCTGCCTGATCGCCCAGGCGCTCTGGCAAGGCCGCGAGCAGCCGCCGGTGAGCTATGCACATAACCCCGATCAACTGGCCTATGTGATCTTCACCTCGGGCTCCACCGGCACGCCAAAAGGCGTGATGGTCGAACAAAGGGGGATGCTCAACAACATGTTCGGCAAAGTCCCGAGCCTGGGCCTGGGTGAGCACGACCGCATTGCCCAGACCGCTTCGGCGGCGTTCGATATCAGCGTCTGGCAATTCCTCGCCGCGCCGCTGTTCGGCGCCACCGTGCACATTCTTCCCGATGCCCAGGCCCACGACCCTGTGGCCCTGCTCGACGCCGTTCAAGAACAGCAGTTGACGCTGCTGGAAACCGTACCGGCGCTGATTCGCGGCATGCTCCAGGAAAGCCAGGCGCACCACTCCCTGGCGAGCCTGCGCTGGCTGTTGCCCACCGGCGAGGCATTGCCGCCGGCCCTGGCCCGGGATTGGTTCGCGCGCTTCCCGGCGATCCCGTTGATGAACGCCTACGGCCCCGCCGAATGCTCGGACGACGTCGCCTTCTACCCCATCACCCAAGCCCCCGCCGACGACTGCCTGCACATGCCCATCGGCAAGCCGACCGCCAATAACCAGGTGTTCGTTCTCGACTCGGCGCTGCGCCTGGTCCCTGTCGGTGTACCCGGAGAATTGTGCATCGGCGGTGTCGGCGTGGGACGCGGTTATCTGCGCGACCCGCAACGCACCCGCGAAGCCTTTGTCCCGCATCCGTTCCAGGCCGATGCGCGCCTGTATCGCAGCGGTGATATCGGTCGGATGCGCGCCGATGGCGTGATCGAATACCTCGGCCGTCGCGACCAGCAAGTGAAGATTCGTGGCCACCGCATCGAACTGGGCGAGATCGAAAACCGCCTGATGCAGCACCCGGCGGTGGACAGCGCGGCGGTGCTGGCGCTGCCCGACGCCCGTGGCGCGTTGCAACTGCTGGCCTGGTATGTGCTCGACGAAGCGGCCGACCTGGACGGCGAGCCCGCGCAACAGGTCTTGAGCGCGTACCTGGGCGAGCAACTGGCAAGCTACATGGTCCCGGCTCGTTGGCTGAGCCTTGCGCAATTGCCGCTGAACGCCAATGGCAAGGTCGACCGTCGCGCCCTCGCCGCCCTGGGCGTGCCCCAGGACGAGACGGCGCAGGCGCAATCCATGGCACCGCGCACACCAACCGAACACGTCTTGGCCGAACTCTGGCAAGAGATTCTCGGCCTGGACAACGTGGGTGTGCACGACGACTTCTTCGCCATCGGCGGTCACTCGCTGCTGGCCACCCAGGTGTTGTCGCGGATTCGCCGACGGTTGAACGTGAACCTGCCGCTGCGCACGCTGTTCGAACGTGGCACCCTCGAACAACTGGCCCAAGCGGTCGATCAACAGCGCGACGCCCAGACCGAGGCCGACGGCGACACCGAGATCGCCCTGGCGCCGCGCAACCAGCCGTTGCCGCTGTCCTACAGCCAACAACGGTTGTGGTTCCTGGATCGCTTCGAAGGCCCTAGCGCCGCCTACAACATGACCACCACCGTCAGGCTGCGTGGCGCGCTGGACATCGCCGCGCTGCAAGGGGCCTTGCAGGCGGTGTTCGAACGCCATGAGTCCTTGCGCACCGCGTTCCACCTCCACGGCGACCAGCCTTGCCAGGTCATCAGCCCGGCTCCGATGGTCGACTTGACGCCGACCGAGCTGAGTCACCTCGACAGCGAAGCACAGACGCAAACCCTGCAGCGCCTGATCGATGAACAGGCCGGGCGCCCGTTCGACCTGCAACAGGCGCCGATGCTGCGCGTCAACCTGCTGCGCCTGGGAAGCGACGATCATGTGCTGCAACTGGTGCTGCATCACATCGCCACCGACGCCTGGTCCATGGGTATCCTGATGCAAGAGCTGATTGTCGGTTACCAGGCGCGCACCAGTGGTTCGACACCGGTGCTGCCGGTGTTGCCGATCCAATTCGCCGACTATGCCTACTGGCAACGCAGCGAAGCGCAACAACGTCTGCTGGCAAGGGCCATCGACTACTGGCGCCGCCAGCTCGACGGCGCGCCCACGGTGATCCCGCTGCCGCTTGACCAGCCACGCCCGGCTCGCCCCGACTACCAGGGCGCGGCCCTCGAGCAACGCTTCACTGCGGTCCAGACGCAGGTGCTCAAGGCCTACGCGCAGGAACAACGGGCGACGCTGTTCATGGTCTTGCTCAATGCCTTCAACAGCCTGTTGCAGCGAGCCACCGGGGCCACCGACTTTATCGTCGGCACCGACCTGGCCAACCGCGAACATCCGGCCCTGGAACACCTCATCGGCTTCTTCGTCAACGTATTGCCGATCCGTGCCCGCCTGAACGAGGGCGAAACCTTTGACGCCCGCCTGCAACGCTTGCGCGAGGATTGCCTGTCGGCGTTCCAGCACCAGCAAGTGCCGTTCGACAAACTGGTCGAGGAGTTGCAGCCGCCGCGTACGCCAGGGGTCAACCCACTGGTCCAGGTGCTGTTCGTCATGCAGAACACGCCCAGCGGCAATGCCAGCCTGCCGGACCTTGAGGTGGAGCACTTGGTATCGCCCCAGGAGAGCAGCAAGTTCGACCTCGCCGTGTTCGTCGAAGAGGACGAGGAACAAGGCCTGAACGTACGCTGGGTGTATCGCACCAGCGTGTTGCAGGCGCAGACCATCCAGCGCCTCGAACAAGGCTTCGAGCACCTGCTGGAGCAGATCGTCTCAGCCCCGGCGCAGGCGCTGGACAACTGGTCGTGGCGCCTTGAGGGCACCGCCGCCGACGCCGCGCCACAGCCTGACTCGTCGCTCGACGAGGCCACGGCCCGCAGCGCGCGCAAGCAGTCGAAACTGAGCAAGCTCAAGCAGACTCGTGCAACCGCCGTAAGCCAGGTGGCCCACGAGCAGGTCCGTACCCGCACCCTCAACGTCGGGCAAGCCTTGCCGTTGGTGATCGAGCCGTTGCTCGGCGACCTGGACCCGGTGCACTGGGCGCTGCAAGCCAGGGAATGGATCAATGCACAGCTGCTGACCCACGGCGGCCTGCTGTTCCGGGGCTTCAACCTGCCGGATGCCGGCGCCTTCGAACAGTTCGCCCAGGCCATCGAGCCCGACCTCTACGGGACCTACGGCGACCTGCCGAAAAACACCTCGGGCAAGAACATCTACCACTCCACGCCGTACCCGGAACAGCACATGATTCTCTTCCACAACGAGAGCTCCCATCTGCCGCAGTGGCCACGCAAGCAGTGGTTCTATTGCGAAACACCGGCACCACGTGGCGGCTGCACGCCCATCGTCGATTGCCGGCAGGTGTTGGCGCGCTTGCCCGAGGACATCGTCGCTCGCTTCCAGGCCCTGGGGCTGCTTTACGTGCGGCACTTCACCGACAAGCTGGATGTGCGCTGGCAGGACTTCTTCAAGACCGAACAGCGCGAGGAAGTCGAGCGCCAATGCCTGGCGTCGGGTATGCGCTGGGAATGGCTGGGCCCCGACAACCTGCGGATCGCCCAGCACTGCCCGGCCATCGTCGCGCATCCCGAGACCGGTGAGTTGTCGTTCTTCAACCAGGTGCAACTGCACCACACCGCCTGCCTGGAGCCGGAAGTGCGCAGCAACCTGATCAGCCTGTTCGGCCCTGGGCACCTGCCCCGCAACGTCTACTACGGCGACGGCAGCGTGATCGAAGACGCGGTAATGCACGTCATTGGCGAGGCCTATGAAGACTGCGCGGTACGTTTCAGTTGGCAAAAGGGTGACATGGTAATGCTGGACAATATGTTGGTGGCCCACGCCCGCGATCCCTTCGAGGGTGAGCGCAAGATCTGTGTCGCCATGGGCCAGATGATGCGCCGCGAACAACTGACCGGCTGCCTGCCCGAAGCACCGCCGGCGCCGGTTGCGGAGGTGCAGGCATGA